A stretch of the Aegilops tauschii subsp. strangulata cultivar AL8/78 chromosome 4, Aet v6.0, whole genome shotgun sequence genome encodes the following:
- the LOC109746420 gene encoding uncharacterized protein → MAQCLRGKGGAAAVGEALRKAAPWQRAASASYHHTIQAVPRETAGPRAAARERRNGNVPAVLLTLAGAGPGEGVAHRKLLTTDKKQLAEMLKQSPYFLSTPVRLQVRAGERSTAVVHSGTVLPIKVQTDESTGNILNLVMVEADEGTMLKVNLPVVFKGEDVCPGLKKGGFLQKIRTSLVYLCPAEHIPPKIEVDLTNVDIGDRVLMQDIPVHPSLKLLSKNETMPVCKVLSSKPAE, encoded by the exons ATGGCGCAGTGTCTCCGGGGCAAGggcggcgccgccgccgtcgggGAGGCGCTCCGCAAGGCGGCCCCGTGGCAGCGGGCGGCCTCGGCGTCGTACCACCACACGATCCAGGCGGTGCCGCGGGAGACGGCCGGCCCGCGCGCGGCGGCGCGCGAGCGCCGCAACGGCAACGTTCCGGCCGTGCTGCTCACCCTGGCCGGCGCCGGGCCCGGAGAAGGGGTCGCCCACCGGAAGCTCCTCACCACCGACAAGAAGCAGCTCGCGGAGATGCTGAAGCAGTCGCCGTACTTCCTCTCCACCCCGGTCCGCCTCCAGGTCCGCGCCGGCGAGCGGTCCACCGCCGTCGTGCACTCGGGCACCGTACTCCCAATCAAG GTGCAGACAGATGAATCCACAGGGAATATATTGAACTTGGTGATGGTGGAAGCAGATGAAGGAACAATGCTGAAGGTGAATTTGCCCGTAGTGTTCAAAGGGGAGGATGTCTGCCCTGGGTTAAAGAAAG GTGGCTTCTTGCAGAAAATCAGGACCAGCTTGGTGTATCTCTGCCCGGCGGAGCACATCCCTCCAAAAATCGAGGTGGACCTGACAAATGTTGACATTGGGGATAGAGTGTTAATGCAGGACATCCCTGTCCATCCATCGCTCAAGTTACTGAGTAAAAACGAGACGATGCCCGTCTGCAAGGTCCTGTCCTCCAAGCCAGCCGAGTAG
- the LOC109746421 gene encoding uncharacterized protein: MSSSNSPCAACKLLRRKCTQGCVFAPYFPPDQPAKFANVHKVFGASNVSKLLNELPVAQREDAVNSLAYEAEARLRDPVYGCVAYISVLQLKIKQVREEIANARKELAGYIGQAAYAPVVPVQHPHAAQYAAGMALVQPHPHPHQQMAMQQQHPYHQQQIADAQHLAAAVEVARAGQQQQQHHHQHQQHEMMMMRQTYANVHGGAAAGPTVAVEPPQAAAYDGTAPFLIQQQASPSALTYRMEEPSPPPQSSGHSHVDMSHAPQQQRHQHTDGSDEGSGGAPPA, encoded by the coding sequence ATGTCGTCGTCGAACTCGCCGTGCGCGGCGTGCAAGCTGCTGAGGCGCAAGTGCACGCAGGGGTGCGTGTTCGCGCCCTACTTCCCGCCGGACCAGCCGGCCAAGTTCGCCAACGTGCACAAGGTGTTCGGCGCCAGCAACGTCTCCAAGCTGCTCAACGAGCTCCCCGTGGCGCAGCGGGAGGACGCCGTCAACTCGCTCGCATACGAGGCCGAGGCGCGCCTGCGCGACCCCGTCTACGGCTGCGTCGCCTACATCTCCGTCCTCCAGCTCAAGATCAAGCAGGTGCGCGAGGAGATCGCCAACGCGCGCAAGGAGCTCGCCGGCTACATCGGCCAGGCCGCCTACGCGCCCGTCGTCCCCGTGCAGCACCCCCACGCCGCGCAGTACGCCGCCGGCATGGCCCTCGTCCAGCCCCACCCGCACCCGCACCAGCAGATGGCGATGCAGCAGCAGCACCCGTACCACCAGCAGCAGATCGCCGACGCGCAGCACCTGGCGGCCGCCGTCGAGGTGGCGCGCGccgggcagcagcagcagcagcatcaccACCAGCACCAGCAGCACGAGATGATGATGATGCGCCAGACCTACGCCAACGTCCACGGCGGGGCCGCCGCCGGGCCAACGGTGGCCGTCGAGCCTCCCCAGGCCGCGGCCTACGACGGCACCGCCCCGTTCCTCATCCAGCAGCAAGCGTCGCCTTCCGCCCTGACCTACCGCATGGAGgagccgtccccgccgccgcagTCCTCGGGCCACTCCCACGTCGACATGTCCCACGcgccgcagcagcagcgtcatcAGCACACGGACGGCAGCGACGAGGGGAGCGGGGGCGCCCCGCCGGCCTGA
- the LOC109746416 gene encoding uncharacterized protein: MQPKKNQEKYTQQTMLSSFAAISSSYGNAFPGLSAQQLRRWHRRRVRSRVRSAQEPAKLQYKKLGDSDLLISEITLGTMTFGEQSTEKESHDMFSYSFDQGINILDTAEIYPIQPKQETQGRTDLYVGRWMKSKPRDKVILATKVSGYSDRTFLRDNAEMVRVDAPNIKESVEKSLSRLSTDYIDLLHIHWPDRYVALYGEFSYDSTKWRPSVPFEDQLKALQELIDEGKVRYIGVSNETSYGVMRFVQAAKLHGLPKIVSIQNGYSLLVRCSFEVDLAEVCHPNNCNIGLLAYSPMGSGVLTGKYLDDNSGNSESFRLNLFPGYMQRYNAPLAKEATKEYLKVAKKHGLTPVQLALGFVRDRPFTASTIIGATTMDQLKENIDAFTSAPRPLPPQVLDDIETVFKRYRDPAVL, translated from the exons ATGCAACCgaaaaaaaatcaagaaaagTATACGCAACAAACGATGCTATCCTCGTTCGCGGCAATCTCCTCATCCTATGGAAATGCCTTTCCAGGGCTGAGTGCCCAACAGCTCCGAAGATGGCACCGCAGACGCGTCCGCAGCCGAGTTCGGTCGGCGCAGGAACCGGCGAAGTTGCAGTACAAGAAGCTGGGAGATTCAGATCTCCTTATCAGCGAGATAACTCTTGGAACA ATGACCTTTGGAGAACAAAGCACAGAGAAGGAATCACATGATATGTTCTCTTATTCTTTTGATCAGGGCATCAACATACTCGACACCGCAGAAATT TACCCGATTCAACCCAAGCAGGAGACTCAAGGGAGGACTGATCTGTATGTAGGCAGGTGGATGAAATCCAAGCCACGAGATAAA GTAATTTTAGCCACCAAAGTTTCTGGTTATTCAGATCGCACTTTTCTTCGGGACAATGCAGAAATGGTGCGTGTTGATGCTCCCAATATAAAGGAAAGTGTCGAAAAGAGCCTCTCACGCTTATCGACTGACTACATTGATTTGCTTCACATACACTG GCCAGATAGGTATGTGGCACTATATGGCGAATTCAGTTATGATTCAACTAAATGGAGGCCAAGCGTCCCATTTGAGGATCAATTGAAAGCTCTTCAAGAACTAATTGATGAAGGAAAG GTACGATACATCGGCGTTTCCAATGAAACCTCGTACGGGGTAATGCGATTTGTACAGGCTGCAAAACTTCATGGACTTCCAAAGATTGTGAGCATCCAGAATGGTTACAGTCTACTTGTGAGATGCAGCTTCGAAG TTGACCTTGCTGAAGTCTGCCACCCAAACAACTGCAACATTGGGTTGCTCGCCTACTCCCCGATGGGCAGCGGTGTTTTGACTGGAAAGTATCTGGATGATAACTCTGGCAATAGCGAGAGTTTCAGGCTGAATCTCTTTCCTGGATACATGCAGCGTTACAACGCGCCTTTGGCCAAA GAAGCGACCAAGGAATACCTCAAGGTTGCGAAGAAGCATGGGCTAACTCCGGTGCAGCTTGCCCTCGGCTTCGTGCGCGACCGCCCGTTCACAGCTAGCACCATCATCGGAGCGACCACCATGGATCAGCTGAAGGAGAACATCGACGCGTTCACCAGCGCTCCACGGCCTCTGCCGCCGCAAGTTCTTGATGACATTGAGACTGTTTTCAAGAGATACAGAGACCCAGCAGTCCTCTAG
- the LOC109746417 gene encoding protein OSB1, mitochondrial codes for MLRSLAAAARSPAAAAWRRLLHHGRDVGGGEEVESMAYRMSMLRAPPVARKKDIVSSNSCSLIGRLNAPVRLHRNSSEEDPKAYTFLCVTPSSSSSSTSANFQVTLQLKGDLANVCLKHLKYNDLVHVSGFLNSYHKVSGTGEKYVCYKIHVKELNYVHDPKNPRNDKDSVDPASTPSADTQTLEEIKYRERLRLWQVFFASPYEWWDNRQYKPYASCADFKHKDTREQLWLHPDDPPWVRKQLELIDQQTAESGRRDGRGCLTNPRWNAQDFNYSDECDDDDQDTQRQANG; via the exons ATGCTGCgatccctcgccgccgccgcgcgctcgCCGGCGGCCGCCGCGTGGCGGCGCCTCCTCCACCATGGCAGAGACGTCGGCGGTGGGGAGGAGGTGGAGAGCATGGCGTACCGCATGTCGATGCTGCGGGCTCCCCCTGTCGCGCGGAAGAAGGATATTGTCAGCTCTAACTCGTGCAGCCTCATCGGCCGCCTCAACGCGCCGGTGCGCCTGCACCGGAACAGCTCCGAGGAGGACCCGAAGGCTTACACCTTCCTCTGCGTTACGCCCTCTTCCTCGTCCTCGTCGACCTCTGCCAACTTCCA AGTGACACTGCAGCTGAAGGGCGATCTGGCAAATGTGTGCCTGAAGCATTTGAAGTACAATGACCTTGTACATGTATCTGGTTTTCTGAACTCTTATCATAAAGTCAGTGGAACTGGTGAAAAGTATGTGTGCTATAAG ATTCACGTCAAGGAACTGAATTATGTTCATGATCCCAAGAATCCTAGGAATGATAAAGACTCGGTAGATCCAGCATCAACACCATCTGCGGATA CTCAAACACTTGAAGAAATCAAGTACAGAGAAAGGCTTCGTCTGTGGCAAGTCTTCTTTGCCAGCCCTTACGAGTGGTGGGATAACCGGCAATACAAACCATACGCCAGTTGCGCTGATTTCAAGCACAAGGACACCCGTGAGCAGCTATGGCTTCATCCAGATGACCCTCCTTGGGTAAGAAAGCAGCTCGAATTGATTGACCAGCAAACAGCAGAGAGTGGTCGCAGGGATGGCAGAGGGTGCTTGACAAACCCAAGATGGAACGCTCAAGACTTCAACTACTCTGACGAATGTGACGATGATGACCAGGACACACAAAGGCAGGCGAATGGATGA